From a region of the Rhodococcus opacus B4 genome:
- a CDS encoding L,D-transpeptidase produces MHARRRPGHLAAVLAVLLLALAAACAPSTDQPAGPATPPPGPEITVSPADGAAAVNPTDPVAVSTNGGTLETVTMTNDEGRVVEGIFTPDRLSWKPGVPLGYGRTYTLAVTAVGDQRVPSEKTSTFSTVTPGNQTKPTFVTSGGNLLADGGTFGVGIVIVTHFDEPITDRAAAERALHVETTSPVTGSWYWADVQNVHWRPQNYWAPGTQVTVRANVYGIALGEGLFGQEDATTSFTIGDAHISVADDTTKQVTVTDNGEVVRTMPTSMGRGGTEVVGGQTLSFWTQPGIYTVIDKANPVIMDSSTYGLPVNSRLGYKESINYATRISNDGIYLHELADTIWAQGNTNVSHGCLNLSPDNARWFYDFSVPGDIVEVRNTGGAPLELWQNGDWSVPWEQWQAGSALT; encoded by the coding sequence ATGCACGCCCGTCGCCGCCCCGGTCACCTCGCCGCTGTCCTCGCAGTCCTGCTGCTCGCTCTCGCCGCCGCCTGCGCACCCTCCACCGACCAACCTGCAGGACCGGCCACACCGCCGCCGGGACCGGAGATCACCGTGTCCCCGGCCGACGGCGCCGCCGCGGTCAACCCCACGGACCCGGTAGCGGTGAGCACAAACGGTGGCACCCTCGAGACGGTCACCATGACCAACGACGAGGGACGGGTGGTCGAGGGTATCTTCACCCCCGATCGCCTGTCCTGGAAACCGGGAGTACCCCTCGGCTACGGCCGCACCTACACCCTCGCAGTCACCGCGGTCGGCGACCAGCGTGTCCCGAGCGAGAAGACCAGCACGTTCTCCACGGTCACCCCCGGCAACCAGACCAAACCCACCTTCGTCACCAGCGGCGGGAACCTGCTCGCCGACGGCGGCACCTTCGGCGTCGGCATCGTGATCGTCACCCATTTCGACGAACCGATCACCGACCGCGCCGCCGCCGAAAGAGCCCTGCACGTGGAGACCACATCCCCGGTGACCGGCTCCTGGTACTGGGCGGACGTCCAGAACGTGCACTGGCGACCCCAGAACTACTGGGCGCCCGGCACCCAGGTCACCGTCCGTGCCAACGTCTACGGCATCGCGCTCGGCGAAGGCCTCTTCGGCCAGGAGGACGCGACCACCTCGTTCACCATCGGTGACGCCCACATCTCCGTCGCCGACGACACCACCAAACAGGTCACCGTCACCGACAACGGCGAAGTGGTCCGCACGATGCCGACGTCGATGGGCCGGGGCGGCACCGAAGTCGTGGGCGGGCAGACCCTCTCGTTCTGGACCCAACCGGGCATCTACACCGTCATCGACAAAGCCAACCCGGTCATCATGGACTCCTCCACCTACGGGCTTCCGGTGAACTCCCGCCTCGGATACAAGGAATCGATCAACTACGCCACCCGCATCAGCAACGACGGCATCTACCTCCACGAACTCGCCGACACCATCTGGGCGCAGGGCAACACCAACGTCTCGCACGGCTGCCTGAACCTGAGCCCCGACAACGCCCGCTGGTTCTACGACTTCTCCGTCCCCGGCGACATCGTCGAGGTCCGCAACACCGGCGGCGCCCCGCTCGAGCTGTGGCAGAACGGCGACTGGTCCGTCCCGTGGGAGCAATGGCAGGCCGGCAGCGCCCTGACCTGA
- a CDS encoding cation diffusion facilitator family transporter, translated as MGQGHGHGHGISPADATSASGKHLRKLWIAVALGLVTFVTQVAVGLSTSSLALLSDSAHVFTDVLGILMAVIAITLANKAHNRPERTFGMYRAEVFAALFNAVLLFGVAGWILYEAAGRLDDPPEVPGLPVVIVALVGLAMNVIAFLLLRSGAKESINVRGAYLEVMADMLGSIGVLVSGLLTLLFGWRYADPIIGVAIGLFVLPRAFNLGRHAIRILLQHAPAGVDVDAIGHALETLPGVKESHDLHVWTLTSGMEVASAHLITERGADPTAVLASAQTLLAEKFDLEHATLQVEPAEGEGRCRELPW; from the coding sequence ATGGGTCAGGGACACGGCCACGGCCACGGGATCTCGCCCGCGGACGCGACGAGCGCCTCCGGGAAGCACCTGCGCAAGCTCTGGATCGCCGTCGCCCTCGGACTGGTCACCTTCGTCACCCAGGTCGCGGTGGGCCTGTCGACGTCATCGCTGGCGCTGCTGTCGGATTCGGCGCACGTGTTCACCGACGTGCTCGGCATTCTGATGGCGGTCATCGCCATCACGTTGGCGAACAAGGCGCACAACCGGCCCGAGCGTACCTTCGGGATGTACCGGGCGGAGGTATTCGCCGCCCTGTTCAATGCGGTCCTGCTCTTCGGGGTCGCCGGCTGGATCCTCTACGAGGCCGCCGGGCGACTCGACGATCCGCCCGAGGTGCCGGGCCTGCCGGTCGTCATCGTCGCGCTGGTCGGGCTGGCCATGAACGTCATAGCGTTCCTGCTGTTGCGCAGCGGCGCGAAGGAGTCCATCAACGTCCGCGGCGCCTACCTCGAGGTCATGGCCGACATGCTCGGCTCGATCGGGGTACTGGTCAGCGGACTGCTCACCCTGCTGTTCGGGTGGCGGTACGCCGACCCGATCATCGGTGTCGCCATCGGCCTGTTCGTCCTGCCGCGTGCGTTCAACCTCGGCCGCCACGCCATCCGCATCCTGCTCCAGCACGCCCCTGCCGGCGTGGACGTCGACGCGATCGGCCACGCCCTGGAAACCCTGCCCGGAGTGAAGGAATCGCACGACCTGCACGTGTGGACGCTGACCTCGGGCATGGAGGTGGCGTCGGCGCACCTGATCACCGAACGCGGCGCGGACCCGACCGCCGTACTCGCCTCGGCGCAGACACTGCTCGCGGAGAAGTTCGACCTCGAGCACGCCACGTTGCAGGTCGAACCCGCCGAGGGCGAAGGCCGCTGCCGCGAACTGCCCTGGTGA
- a CDS encoding cytochrome c oxidase assembly protein — translation MSAVDDPSAPGERARRRTLPQILGWAAIAALVAAALAQLSTTEALRLLGLPDPGTLTTYGLPAVMAFGEACAVVMVGSALLSTALVPPQPSGVLDVDGYLAMRTAGVAAALWALSAVALVPLTLSDSSGQTLAVVFADPGPFVQAVTDLEVPKAWAWTCLLAVVAAIAARLVLRHKWTPVVLALAVISVLPRALSGHSASGGSHDVATNSLLFHIVAAALWVGGLVALVLHARRRGARLDIAVRRFSALALGAFTVMAVSGVINAAVRLPITDLVTSTYGVLVLAKVAALVLVGFAGWRQRTVAVTALENDPEDRAEFVRLAVIESVVLAVTVGIAVALGRTPPPAGERREPTPLGETLGYDLGGAPSAGRMLLDWRFDLIFGTAALVLAAAYLLGVRRLHARGDRWPVGRTVCWVLGCVVLLLATSSGLGRFAPAVFSVHMGAVAGLAIIAPLLLALGAPLTLWSAAARRGADGVPGMWEFSRQLYLSAPLRLLTRPAVALTLLFGGFYVFYLGGIYGSLDGSHTWHVVSNGYFLVAGFVFFWVSVGPDPTPAAASTRTRLITAVAGLAAYAGFLLLVARADSVIAAEYYTMLRRGWWDDLAADQRLGAAIGAGTGAVALAFAVVLAAAAVTAPRRGRTAARR, via the coding sequence GTGAGTGCAGTAGATGACCCCAGCGCCCCCGGGGAGCGGGCCCGCAGGCGCACCCTGCCGCAGATCCTCGGCTGGGCGGCGATCGCGGCCCTCGTCGCCGCCGCGCTGGCGCAGCTGTCGACCACCGAGGCGCTGCGCCTGTTGGGGTTACCCGATCCCGGCACGCTCACCACCTACGGGCTGCCGGCGGTGATGGCATTCGGGGAGGCGTGTGCGGTGGTCATGGTCGGCTCCGCCCTGCTGTCCACGGCGCTGGTGCCACCACAGCCCTCCGGGGTCCTCGACGTCGACGGGTATCTGGCGATGCGCACCGCCGGTGTCGCCGCCGCACTGTGGGCGCTGAGCGCGGTCGCGCTGGTGCCGCTGACCCTGTCGGACAGTTCCGGGCAGACTCTCGCCGTGGTGTTCGCCGACCCGGGCCCCTTCGTCCAAGCCGTCACCGACCTGGAGGTCCCGAAGGCGTGGGCGTGGACCTGCCTGCTCGCCGTGGTGGCCGCGATCGCGGCCCGGCTGGTGCTGCGTCACAAGTGGACCCCGGTGGTGCTGGCGCTGGCGGTGATCAGCGTGCTGCCGCGCGCCCTGTCCGGGCACTCGGCCTCGGGCGGCTCGCACGACGTCGCCACCAACAGCCTCCTCTTCCACATCGTTGCCGCCGCGCTGTGGGTGGGCGGGCTGGTGGCCCTGGTGTTGCACGCCCGCCGCCGCGGCGCGCGCCTCGATATCGCGGTCCGCCGGTTCTCGGCGCTCGCGCTGGGCGCCTTCACGGTGATGGCGGTCTCCGGGGTCATCAACGCCGCCGTGCGGCTCCCGATCACCGACCTGGTGACGAGCACCTACGGGGTACTCGTCCTGGCGAAAGTCGCCGCCCTGGTACTGGTCGGGTTCGCGGGCTGGCGCCAGCGCACCGTCGCGGTCACCGCACTCGAGAACGATCCCGAGGACCGGGCGGAGTTCGTGCGGCTCGCGGTGATCGAATCGGTCGTGCTCGCGGTCACCGTCGGCATCGCCGTCGCGCTGGGGCGCACCCCGCCGCCGGCCGGCGAGCGCCGCGAACCCACCCCGCTCGGGGAAACCCTCGGCTACGACCTGGGCGGCGCGCCGTCCGCCGGCCGCATGCTTCTGGATTGGCGGTTCGACCTGATCTTCGGGACCGCGGCGCTCGTGCTGGCGGCCGCCTATCTGCTCGGCGTTCGGCGCCTGCACGCGCGGGGTGACCGGTGGCCGGTGGGCCGGACGGTGTGCTGGGTTCTCGGGTGTGTGGTGCTGCTGCTGGCCACCTCGTCGGGGCTCGGGCGATTCGCGCCGGCGGTGTTCAGTGTCCACATGGGCGCGGTGGCCGGGCTGGCGATCATCGCGCCGCTGCTGCTCGCGCTGGGGGCGCCGCTGACCCTGTGGTCGGCGGCCGCGCGCCGCGGCGCCGACGGTGTGCCCGGGATGTGGGAGTTCTCCCGGCAGCTCTATCTCAGCGCCCCGCTGCGGCTGCTCACCCGCCCGGCGGTGGCGCTGACCCTGCTGTTCGGCGGGTTCTACGTGTTCTACCTCGGTGGGATCTACGGCTCGCTGGACGGATCGCACACCTGGCACGTGGTGTCCAACGGCTACTTCCTGGTCGCCGGGTTCGTGTTCTTCTGGGTCAGTGTCGGCCCGGACCCGACACCGGCCGCCGCCTCCACCCGCACCCGGCTGATCACGGCGGTCGCCGGGCTCGCCGCCTACGCCGGCTTCCTACTCCTGGTCGCCCGCGCCGACAGCGTCATCGCCGCCGAGTACTACACGATGTTGCGCCGCGGCTGGTGGGACGACCTCGCCGCCGATCAACGGCTCGGCGCCGCGATCGGGGCGGGCACCGGGGCGGTGGCACTGGCGTTCGCGGTCGTACTCGCCGCCGCCGCGGTCACCGCGCCGCGCCGCGGCCGCACCGCGGCGCGCCGATGA
- a CDS encoding MerR family transcriptional regulator, protein MAELLISELSRRSGVPATTLRYYEQVGVLPAARSHSGYRLYDEHAEQRLRLISAAKRLQMPLLEIVELLTVWEEDACRSVRSHLRPALDARIAEAATGIAALTRLHTELIAARERLDSLPDRDDRCNPRCTVLLEPVTVQGPDSAKTDRPIA, encoded by the coding sequence ATGGCCGAGCTGCTGATCTCCGAATTGTCGCGCCGCAGCGGTGTCCCCGCGACGACGCTGCGCTATTACGAGCAGGTCGGCGTCCTGCCCGCCGCCCGCTCGCACTCCGGATACCGCCTCTACGACGAGCACGCCGAACAGCGGCTGCGGCTCATCTCCGCGGCCAAGCGACTGCAGATGCCGCTGCTCGAGATCGTCGAGCTGCTGACAGTGTGGGAGGAGGACGCCTGTCGGTCGGTGCGATCGCACCTGCGACCCGCCCTCGATGCCCGGATCGCAGAGGCCGCCACTGGGATCGCCGCACTGACCCGGCTGCACACCGAACTCATCGCCGCGCGGGAGCGGCTCGACTCGCTACCCGATCGCGACGACCGGTGCAACCCTCGGTGCACCGTTCTCCTCGAACCCGTCACCGTGCAGGGACCGGACTCGGCCAAGACCGATCGGCCGATCGCCTGA
- a CDS encoding TIGR03118 family protein — MPHHPPRRFSITCAGPLAALLLGATGCSPAAPAADTESLPGNRYAAATLVASNDSYGAAATFPEMVNAWGIAIRPQGEGGHFWVGGGGTSFEFVGDVSASPNPALRPLHQDALHEVTVPGTDSDTSDTGGGKITGVAFNPAPLASDSFAVTGQPVDVDGHPELLAGSSRFLFATDTGRIAGWTEQGADGRIVRRDGPALQMFDGGPAGMNFFGLALASGRDDTLWAADFGADPQIRQFDKSWRLVPTQGFVNPFATGDPIDPADPGSGKRARPGDPAPFNLVTAGDRVFVTYAVTKAAEDSADGREFDAGEEDSLDAEQEVAAGDRPDRGKIAEFDRAGNLVRVLDDGGRLNSPWGVAVAPADFGALSGSILVGNFGGAGHIAAFDDTTGAFIDYVRDESGAVLGVEGLWGLLFGNGESLGDSNSLYFTAGPADEKDGVFGRLRAAQ, encoded by the coding sequence ATGCCCCACCACCCACCACGTCGCTTCTCGATCACCTGCGCCGGACCCCTCGCCGCGCTGCTGCTCGGCGCGACCGGATGCAGCCCCGCCGCCCCGGCCGCCGACACCGAGTCGCTGCCCGGCAACCGCTATGCCGCTGCGACGCTCGTGGCGAGCAACGACTCGTACGGCGCCGCGGCCACCTTCCCCGAGATGGTGAACGCCTGGGGTATCGCGATCCGCCCGCAAGGCGAAGGCGGACACTTCTGGGTCGGCGGCGGCGGAACCTCGTTCGAGTTCGTCGGCGACGTGAGCGCCTCACCCAACCCGGCGCTGCGCCCGTTGCACCAGGACGCACTGCACGAGGTCACCGTCCCCGGCACCGACTCCGACACCTCCGACACCGGCGGCGGGAAGATCACCGGCGTGGCGTTCAACCCCGCACCTCTGGCCTCCGACAGCTTCGCCGTCACCGGACAACCCGTCGACGTCGACGGGCACCCCGAGCTGCTCGCCGGGTCCTCCCGATTCCTCTTCGCCACCGACACCGGTCGCATCGCCGGCTGGACCGAACAGGGCGCCGACGGTCGGATCGTCCGCCGCGACGGACCCGCGCTGCAGATGTTCGACGGCGGCCCCGCGGGGATGAACTTCTTCGGCCTCGCGCTTGCCTCGGGCCGCGACGACACCTTGTGGGCGGCCGACTTCGGCGCCGATCCCCAGATCCGGCAATTCGACAAGTCCTGGCGACTGGTTCCGACGCAGGGATTCGTCAACCCGTTCGCGACCGGCGACCCGATCGATCCCGCCGACCCGGGGTCGGGTAAGCGGGCGAGGCCGGGTGATCCGGCCCCGTTCAACCTCGTCACCGCCGGCGACCGTGTCTTCGTCACCTACGCCGTCACCAAGGCCGCCGAGGACTCCGCCGATGGCCGCGAATTCGATGCGGGCGAGGAGGACTCGCTGGATGCCGAACAAGAGGTCGCGGCCGGCGACCGCCCGGACCGCGGCAAGATCGCCGAATTCGACCGGGCCGGCAACCTCGTGCGGGTGCTCGACGACGGCGGCCGCCTCAACTCACCGTGGGGCGTGGCCGTCGCCCCGGCGGACTTCGGGGCGCTCAGCGGCAGCATCCTGGTCGGCAACTTCGGGGGCGCCGGACACATCGCCGCATTCGACGACACCACCGGCGCCTTCATCGACTACGTCCGGGACGAATCCGGTGCGGTTCTCGGCGTGGAGGGGCTGTGGGGGCTGCTGTTCGGCAACGGAGAAAGCCTCGGCGACAGCAACTCGCTCTACTTCACCGCCGGCCCCGCCGACGAGAAGGACGGCGTCTTCGGCCGCCTGCGGGCCGCACAATGA
- a CDS encoding ABC transporter ATP-binding protein: protein MTYALEVDGLDKSFGAAAILRHVAFAVEAGSTTAIVGPSGCGKTTLLRLIAGFEKPDAGTIALAGRVVAGGGWTPAHRRSVGYVAQDGALFPHATVGANVGFGLPRRARTPARIAELLEMVSLDSSYASRRPDQLSGGQQQRVALARALAREPELMLLDEPFSALDAGLRANTRRIVADVLAKAAITTILVTHDQPEALSFADRVAVMSAGRLAQIGTPREIYSTPIDVPTAEFIGDAVVLSAHVDGGRARCALGDVAVASNGVHGSARVMLRPEQIEVTTDGAGVSGTVVDVDYLGSEMLLGIRLDTGDGEVPERVTVRRFGATALTPGDRVGIRVLGKAVAYDL, encoded by the coding sequence ATGACATACGCACTCGAAGTGGACGGACTCGACAAGTCGTTCGGCGCCGCGGCGATCCTCCGGCACGTCGCATTCGCCGTCGAGGCCGGATCCACGACGGCGATCGTCGGACCGTCCGGTTGCGGCAAGACCACCCTGCTCCGCCTGATCGCCGGCTTCGAGAAGCCCGATGCCGGCACCATCGCACTGGCCGGCCGGGTCGTCGCGGGCGGTGGCTGGACGCCCGCGCACCGGCGGTCGGTGGGGTACGTCGCCCAGGACGGTGCGCTGTTCCCGCACGCCACGGTCGGCGCGAATGTCGGGTTCGGGCTGCCCCGCCGGGCCCGCACCCCGGCGAGGATCGCCGAGCTGCTCGAGATGGTGTCGCTGGATTCGTCGTACGCGTCCCGGCGACCCGACCAGCTCTCAGGCGGGCAGCAGCAGCGGGTGGCACTCGCGCGGGCACTGGCCCGCGAACCCGAACTCATGCTGCTCGACGAGCCGTTCTCCGCACTGGACGCCGGCCTGCGGGCGAACACCCGCAGGATCGTCGCCGACGTCCTCGCGAAGGCCGCGATCACCACCATCCTCGTCACCCACGACCAGCCCGAGGCGCTGTCGTTCGCCGACCGGGTTGCGGTGATGAGTGCGGGCCGGCTCGCCCAGATCGGTACCCCACGCGAAATCTATTCCACCCCGATCGACGTCCCCACCGCGGAGTTCATCGGCGACGCCGTCGTCCTGTCGGCGCACGTCGACGGCGGCCGCGCCCGCTGCGCCCTCGGCGACGTGGCCGTGGCCTCGAACGGCGTCCACGGGAGCGCCCGAGTGATGTTGCGGCCGGAGCAGATCGAGGTGACCACCGATGGTGCCGGTGTATCCGGGACGGTCGTCGACGTCGACTATCTGGGGTCGGAGATGTTGCTCGGTATCCGCCTCGACACCGGGGACGGGGAGGTGCCCGAACGGGTCACCGTCCGCCGCTTCGGCGCCACCGCCCTCACCCCCGGCGACCGTGTCGGCATCCGCGTTCTCGGGAAGGCCGTGGCGTACGACCTGTGA
- a CDS encoding ABC transporter permease, with protein MRSGDAATARRPTARPHLPFPLAVAAVIVVAASFIPLGYVMVQSIATGWDTASALLFRPRVRELLSNTVLLVVVTVPICVVLGVLAAWLVERTRVPGAKVWAVLLAVPLAVPAFVNSYSWVTAIPSLGGLRGGVLIATLSYFPLVYIPAAATLRRLDPAVEESARALGVGPWAVFFRVVVPQLRLAIAGGALLVSLHLLAEYGAFVFIRFDTFTTAIFEQYQSTFNGTAATMLAGVLVLLCLTLLVIESVVRGSARYARIGSGAARRAVPAELGWRYSPIVLLFLGVLIAASVGVPVVSVVRWLVIGGSAVWEWDAVASALVQTLGFGIAGAVVTCVVAFPIAWISIRHPGRFSRFLEGGTYISSSLPGIVVALALVTVSIRYLHPLYQSVAVVIAGYALLFLPRALVNLRAGLAQAPVGLEEAAQSLGLSPLSAFVRVTLRLAAPATAAGGALVFLGIVNELTATLLLAPTGTRTLSMQFWSLSSEIDYAGAAPYALIMIVLSLPMTYVLFSQSKKVAGL; from the coding sequence GTGCGGTCGGGCGACGCGGCCACGGCGCGTCGCCCGACCGCCCGGCCGCACCTGCCCTTCCCATTGGCGGTCGCCGCGGTGATCGTGGTGGCCGCGTCGTTCATTCCGCTCGGCTACGTGATGGTGCAGAGCATCGCGACGGGCTGGGACACCGCGTCGGCGCTGCTGTTCCGCCCGCGGGTACGCGAATTGCTCTCGAACACCGTGTTGTTGGTCGTGGTTACGGTGCCGATCTGTGTCGTCCTCGGCGTCCTCGCCGCCTGGCTCGTCGAGCGCACGCGGGTGCCGGGTGCGAAGGTGTGGGCGGTGCTTCTCGCGGTGCCTCTGGCTGTTCCGGCGTTCGTGAACAGCTATTCCTGGGTGACGGCGATTCCCTCCCTCGGCGGGCTGCGCGGCGGTGTTCTCATCGCGACCCTCTCGTACTTCCCTCTCGTCTACATTCCGGCGGCCGCGACACTGCGCCGGCTGGATCCGGCCGTCGAGGAATCGGCGCGGGCCCTCGGTGTGGGGCCGTGGGCGGTGTTCTTCCGCGTCGTGGTGCCGCAGCTGCGGCTGGCCATCGCGGGTGGGGCACTGTTGGTCTCGCTGCACCTGCTCGCCGAATACGGCGCATTCGTGTTCATCAGGTTCGACACGTTCACGACGGCGATCTTCGAGCAGTACCAGTCGACGTTCAACGGAACCGCGGCGACCATGCTCGCCGGTGTCCTGGTGCTGCTCTGCCTCACCTTGCTGGTGATCGAATCGGTCGTCCGTGGCAGCGCCCGATACGCCCGGATCGGGTCGGGTGCGGCCCGCCGGGCCGTGCCCGCCGAACTCGGCTGGCGGTACTCACCGATCGTGCTTCTGTTCCTCGGGGTGCTGATCGCGGCGTCCGTCGGTGTCCCGGTCGTCAGTGTCGTGCGGTGGCTCGTCATCGGCGGGAGCGCGGTCTGGGAATGGGACGCCGTCGCGTCCGCGCTGGTGCAGACTCTCGGGTTCGGCATCGCCGGCGCCGTCGTGACGTGTGTAGTCGCCTTCCCGATCGCCTGGATCTCGATCCGCCACCCCGGCCGGTTCAGCCGCTTCCTCGAGGGCGGCACCTACATCTCGAGTTCGCTGCCCGGCATCGTGGTGGCACTGGCATTGGTCACCGTCTCCATCCGCTACCTCCATCCGCTCTATCAGAGCGTCGCCGTCGTGATCGCGGGCTACGCGCTGCTCTTCCTGCCGCGTGCGCTGGTGAACCTGCGGGCCGGTCTCGCGCAGGCGCCCGTCGGGCTCGAGGAGGCGGCGCAGTCGCTGGGTCTCTCACCGCTGTCGGCCTTCGTCCGGGTCACGCTGCGGCTGGCCGCCCCGGCCACCGCGGCGGGCGGGGCCCTGGTGTTCCTGGGGATCGTCAACGAGCTGACCGCCACCCTCCTGCTCGCGCCCACCGGCACCCGCACCCTGTCCATGCAGTTCTGGTCGCTGAGCAGCGAGATCGACTACGCCGGCGCCGCACCGTACGCGCTGATCATGATCGTGCTGTCGCTGCCCATGACCTACGTGCTCTTCTCCCAGTCGAAAAAGGTAGCGGGACTATGA